A window from Zingiber officinale cultivar Zhangliang chromosome 7A, Zo_v1.1, whole genome shotgun sequence encodes these proteins:
- the LOC122000213 gene encoding uncharacterized protein LOC122000213: MKFKAFLTLDGVHLLDKRFLPALDKLGRICHVYLTPDHAMFLHNLLGGGGVQSVAQFDKDVLFRDYRISSQNAGRIAFAVDAALLHRALRSALTIQEQARDETAAIQIKLVKKLPAGSRNPAPFLTFETKGRVSAVVQDVPISKPLSRSDVLQIQSALDASQDLPQTLVQVPDLAQLQSLVDRLKYVGDVLTVSIAQYGDLHLQVSTSLVTVGSELRKLRVLGVRADPPIGDQNLSALARTELAIQRGGALSVQVSLKHLARSLHCHLAKPDCAFYGIAPQGACLTVIFQFFIRGTRLSDKSISFYCRLPVLDPGSN; this comes from the exons ATGAAGTTCAAAGCATTCCTCACCCTCGACGGCGTCCATCTCCTCGACAAGC GTTTCCTCCCCGCTCTCGACAAGCTCGGCCGGATCTGCCATGTCTACCTCACCCCCGACCACGCCATGTTCCTCCACAACCTCCTCGGCGGCGGTGGAGTCCAGTCCGTCGCCCAGTTCGACAAGGACGTCCTCTTCCGCGACTATCGCATCTCCAGCCAGAACGCCGGCCGGATCGCCTTCGCAGTGGACGCTGCCCTCCTCCACCGCGCCCTCCGCAGCGCCCTCACCATCCAGGAGCAGGCCCGCGACGAGACCGCCGCCATCCAGATCAAGCTCGTCAAGAAGCTCCCCGCTGGCTCCCGCAACCCTGCCCCCTTCCTCACCTTTGAGACCAAAGGGAGGGTTTCCGCCGTTGTGCAGGACGTGCCCATCTCCAAGCCCCTTTCCCGGTCCGACGTGCTTCAGATCCAGTCGGCCTTGGATGCTTCTCAAGATCTGCCCCAG ACTTTGGTTCAGGTCCCTGATCTCGCTCAGCTCCAAAGCTTGGTGGACCGTCTCAAGTATGTCGGTGATGTTCTCACTGTCTCGATCGCACAGTATGGCGATCTTCACCTGCAGGTTTCTACTTCCCTTGTCACAGTAGGGTCTGAATTAAGGAAACTGAGAGTCCTAGGTGTTCGAG CTGACCCCCCCATTGGTGACCAAAACTTAAGCGCTTTGGCACGCACAGAACTGGCAATTCAGAGAGGAGGAGCGCTTTCTGTG CAAGTGAGCCTGAAACACCTTGCCAGGAGTTTGCATTGTCACTTGGCTAAGCCAGACTGTGCTTTCTATG GCATTGCTCCACAGGGTGCTTGCTTGACAGTGATATTCCAGTTCTTCATCCGAGGCACTCGGCTGTCAGATAAATCCATCAGCTTCTATTGCAGACTTCCAGTCCTCGATCCAGGCTCAAACTAA
- the LOC122001645 gene encoding probable sphingolipid transporter spinster homolog 2, with amino-acid sequence MAIALPPHPDGDHAPQSDPLPSWFSPRRLLVIFCVINMLNYVDRGAIASNGVNGTQTTCTESGTCTSGTGIQGDFNLNYFEDGVLSSAFMVGLLIASPIFASLAKSHNPFRLIGVGLLVWTIATAGCGCAFDFWSITICRMLVGVGEASFISLAAPFIDDNAPVAQKTAWLALFYMCIPSGIAIGYVYGGLVGSYLHWRVAFWGESVLMLPFAILGFTIKPLQLKGFTPSILKKLEGAGVMIQDEQDAQSETHATHGNLSVKEPQNFSLPAGVGRIASQLSRVWKDMQLLLAERVYVVNVLGYIAYNFVIGAYSYWGPKAGYDIYHMSNADLLFGGITIVCGIFGTLAGGFILDFVDSTISNAFKLLSGATFLGAIFCFSAFCFKSLYGFIAFFSIGEILVFATQAPVNYICLHCVNPSLRPLSMAMSTVSIHIFGDVPSSPLVGVLQDYVNNWRESALILTSILFIASAIWFSGIFIPSVDRFNEDSDQGAQTAQRPLLDANNEASAETA; translated from the exons ATGGCTATTGCGCTGCCTCCGCATCCCGATGGCGACCATGCTCCCCAATCCGATCCTCTCCCATCCTGGTTCTCCCCCAGGAG ATTGCTTGTGATATTTTGCGTCATCAACATGCTAAATTATGTTGATCGAGGTGCAATAGCAAGCAATGGTGTTAATGGTACCCAAACAACCTGCACAGAGAGCGGCACTTGTACTTCAGGCACTGGAATCCA AGGAGACTTTAACCTGAATTATTTTGAAGATGGTGTATTGTCTTCAGCATTCATGGTGGGCCTATTAATTGCTTCCCCAATATTTGCATCCCTGGCAAAGAG CCATAATCCTTTTAGGTTAATCGGAGTGGGACTGTTGGTTTGGACTATTGCTACTGCTGGTTGTGGTTGCGCATTTGATTTTTGGTCCATTACAATTTGCCGAAT GTTGGTTGGAGTTGGTGAAGCTTCCTTTATAAGTCTCGCAGCTCCATTTATAGACGATAATGCTCCTGTTGCTCAG AAAACGGCCTGGCTTGCGCTCTTCTACATGTGCATACCTTCAGGCATCGCAATTGGCTATGTATATGGTGGACTG GTCGGCAGCTATCTTCATTGGCGCGTTGCATTCTGGGGAGAGTCAGTTTTGATGCTTCCATTTgctattttaggcttcaccattAAACCTTTACAGCTGAAAG GTTTTACACCATCTATACTGAAAAAATTAGAGGGTGCTGGAGTAATGATTCAAG ATGAACAGGATGCCCAAAGCGAGACACATGCTACACATGGGAACTTATCTGTAAAAGAACCACAAAATTTCTCCTT ACCTGCTGGTGTGGGTAGGATTGCAAGTCAACTATCCAGGGTTTGGAAAGATATGCAACTGCTTCTGGCTGAGAGGGTTTATGTGGTAAATGTTCTAG GTTATATTGCGTACAATTTTGTTATTGGAGCCTATTCATATTGGGGTCCTAAGGCTGGTTATGACATCTACCATATG AGCAATGCTGATCTGTTGTTTGGAGGTATAACTATAGTCTGTGGAATCTTTGGAACTCTAGCTGGTGGGTTCATTCTTGATTTTGTGGATTCTACAATTTCCAATGCTTttaag CTTCTTTCTGGAGCAACCTTTCTGGGGGCTATTTTTTGTTTCAGTGCTTTTTGCTTCAAGAGCCTCTATGGCTTTATAGCATTCTTTTCTATTGGAGAGATACTTGTCTTTGCCACACAG GCTCCAGTAAATTATATCTGTCTTCACTGTGTCAATCCTAGTTTAAGGCCACTCTCAATGGCTATGTCAACTGTCTCTATTCACATATTTGGCGATGTTCCATCCTCTCCTTTGGTTGGTGTTTTGCAG GACTATGTTAACAACTGGAGGGAAAGTGCGCTGATACTAACTTCAATTCTGTTCATTGCCTCTGCAATATGGTTTTCAG GCATCTTCATCCCAAGTGTAGATCGCTTTAATGAAGATAGCGATCAAGGTGCTCAAACAGCCCAAAGACCACTGCTTGATGCTAACAATGAAGCATCAGCAGAAACTGCCTAA